In Dromiciops gliroides isolate mDroGli1 chromosome 5, mDroGli1.pri, whole genome shotgun sequence, the following are encoded in one genomic region:
- the LOC122727990 gene encoding mitochondrial fission regulator 1-like — METDSTIPLWQNKPHGAARSVVRRIGTNLPLKPCPRASFQTLPNVSDLYLSDVPPVPTLADIAWIAADEEETYARVRSDTRPLRHKWKPSPLFVMQRNASVPNLRGQEEKLLALKKPGLPALSRTTELQDELSHLRSQIAKIVAADAASASLTPDFLSSGSSNVSSPLPCFGSSFHSTTSFVISDITEEAELEGPELPSVPILCSASSECCKTDSKAACSLAEDEDCVSLSKASSFADMMGILKDIHRMKQSQDLNRSLMKEEDPAVLISEVLRRKFALKEEDISMKGN; from the coding sequence ATGGAAACGGATTCCACTATCCCACTCTGGCAGAACAAACCACATGGAGCTGCTAGAAGCGTAGTGAGGAGGATTGGGACTAACCTGCCCTTGAAGCCATGTCCTCGGGCATCCTTTCAGACACTGCCCAACGTCTCTGACCTATATCTGAGCGATGTGCCCCCTGTCCCTACTTTGGCTGATATTGCCTGGATAGCAGCAGATGAAGAGGAAACCTATGCTCGAGTCAGGAGTGACACCCGGCCCTTGCGGCATAAGTGGAAGCCCAGCCCACTGTTCGTCATGCAGCGCAATGCCTCAGTGCCCAACCTTCGAGGGCAGGAGGAGAAGCTCCTGGCCTTGAAGAAGCCTGGCCTACCAGCCCTCAGCCGAACCACTGAACTACAAGATGAGTTAAGTCACCTACGCAGCCAGATTGCCAAGATTGTGGCAGCAGATGCAGCTTCGGCTTCATTAACACCAGATTTCTTATCTTCAGGAAGTTCCAATGTCTCTTCTCCCTTACCTTGTTTTGGATCCTCATTCCACTCTACAACTTCCTTTGTCATTAGTGACATCACAGAGGAGGCTGAGTTAGAAGGTCCTGAGCTTCCATCGGTTCCCATACTTTGTTCTGCCAGCTCTGAATGTTGTAAAACTGACTCCAAAGCTGCCTGCAGCTTGGCTGAAGATGAGGACTGTGTGTCTCTCTCAAAGGCTAGCAGCTTTGCAGACATGATGGGCATCCTGAAGGATATTCACCGGATGAAGCAGAGCCAAGACCTGAATCGGAGCTTGATGAAGGAAGAAGACCCTGCTGTCCTCATTTCCGAGGTGTTGAGGAGAAAGTTTGCTCTGAAGGAAGAGGATATCAGCATGAAAGGAAACTGA